Proteins from a genomic interval of Zingiber officinale cultivar Zhangliang chromosome 2A, Zo_v1.1, whole genome shotgun sequence:
- the LOC122043639 gene encoding uncharacterized protein LOC122043639 has translation MGDDDDVEELENEPEAVRKEPTIKKPAPVSAPPKDAERQLSKRSLRKRKCDCLMCVEFVYPCYADKKQLEQSSEGEKKESVGAPSENRILKKKKSKKEKSLKEQEEHDQNQEKGDIEAEVADAQMHLQLT, from the exons AtgggtgatgatgatgatgttgaggAACTTGAAAATGAACCAGAGGCTGTTAGGAAAGAACCAACCATTAAGAAACCTGCTCCTGTTTCAGCACCACCCAAAGATGCTGAAAGGCAACTGTCAAAAAGGAgcttaagaaaaaggaaatg TGATTGTTTAATGTGTGTTGAATTTGTTTATCCTTGTTATGCAGACAAGAAGCAATTGGAGCAAAGTAGTgaaggggagaagaaagaaagtgtTGGTGCTCCTTCAGAGAACAGaatcttaaagaagaagaaatccaagaaagaaaaatCATTAAAGGAACAGGAGGAGCATGATCAGAATCAggagaaaggagacattgaagCTGAAGTGGCAGATGCGCAGATGCATC